The Solibacillus sp. FSL W7-1464 genome contains a region encoding:
- the serA gene encoding phosphoglycerate dehydrogenase: protein MTATQLIEKATKTINVFIADPLSDDGIFPLRQETELNLNIIVDTGLTPEQLIARIADVDVLLVRSQTTVTREVIEAAKNLKLIGRAGVGVDNIDLNAATEYGIIVVNAPDGNTNSAAEHTIAMMTSLARFIPQAFNTLKNGKWDRKSYVGVELKNKTLGVIGMGRIGAEVAYRAKGQRMDVIAYDPFLTEERAKELGITKGTVDEVCAAADFVTVHTPLLPETRNIINKERFAIMKNGVRIINCARGGIINEDDLYDAIVEGKVAGAALDVFVQEPATDHKLLTLPQVIATPHLGASTVEAQESVAVDVSNDIIKFFKTGTVTNPVNMPSIPKEKLAEVEPFFALAEKLGKFLIQVTEESIKQLNISYAGEVANFDVRPLTANAIKGLLSTNHGSHVNDVNARYLAERIGIQINEHKTTTAKGFTNLITVEIVTETEKHTVAGTLLNGLGARIVKVEGFVVDVIPNGNLLYIKNQDKPGSIGRVATKLAEKDINIATMQVGRDQIGGSAVMMLVVDNEVTTEDLIFVAQLENIDEVKAISL, encoded by the coding sequence ATGACAGCAACACAATTAATCGAAAAGGCGACAAAAACAATCAACGTATTTATTGCAGATCCACTGAGCGATGATGGTATTTTCCCGCTGCGTCAAGAAACAGAATTAAATTTAAATATCATCGTTGATACAGGGTTAACACCTGAACAATTAATAGCACGAATTGCGGATGTGGATGTATTACTTGTCCGCTCACAAACAACTGTTACACGCGAAGTTATTGAAGCTGCTAAAAACTTGAAGTTAATCGGACGTGCCGGTGTAGGTGTTGATAACATCGATTTAAATGCCGCAACAGAGTACGGAATTATTGTTGTAAACGCTCCAGACGGGAACACGAACTCTGCGGCTGAGCATACAATCGCAATGATGACATCTCTTGCCCGCTTTATCCCACAAGCTTTCAACACTCTAAAAAACGGTAAATGGGATCGTAAGTCTTATGTTGGGGTTGAACTTAAAAACAAAACATTAGGTGTAATCGGGATGGGCCGTATCGGTGCCGAAGTGGCTTACCGTGCAAAAGGTCAACGTATGGACGTAATCGCCTATGACCCGTTTTTAACTGAAGAACGTGCAAAAGAATTAGGTATTACAAAAGGTACTGTCGACGAAGTTTGTGCAGCTGCAGACTTTGTAACGGTTCATACACCACTTTTACCTGAAACGCGCAACATCATTAACAAAGAGCGCTTTGCCATTATGAAAAACGGGGTGCGTATTATCAACTGTGCCCGCGGCGGAATCATTAACGAAGACGATCTATACGATGCAATTGTTGAAGGCAAAGTAGCCGGTGCAGCACTGGATGTATTCGTACAAGAGCCTGCAACAGACCATAAACTGTTAACATTGCCACAAGTGATTGCAACACCTCACTTAGGAGCATCTACAGTAGAAGCACAGGAATCAGTAGCAGTCGATGTATCAAACGATATTATCAAATTCTTTAAAACAGGTACTGTAACAAATCCGGTAAACATGCCGTCTATTCCGAAAGAAAAGCTGGCTGAAGTAGAACCGTTCTTCGCATTGGCCGAAAAGCTCGGCAAGTTTTTAATCCAGGTTACAGAAGAAAGCATCAAACAATTGAATATTTCTTATGCGGGTGAAGTCGCTAACTTTGATGTACGTCCATTAACAGCCAATGCCATTAAAGGTCTGCTTTCTACAAACCACGGCTCACACGTAAATGATGTGAACGCTCGTTACTTGGCAGAGCGTATCGGCATTCAGATCAATGAGCATAAAACAACAACTGCAAAAGGGTTCACAAATTTAATTACAGTTGAAATCGTGACAGAAACAGAAAAACATACTGTAGCCGGTACGTTATTAAATGGTCTGGGTGCCCGCATCGTTAAAGTGGAAGGTTTCGTAGTGGATGTTATTCCTAACGGCAACCTGCTTTACATTAAAAACCAAGATAAGCCAGGTTCAATCGGCCGTGTAGCGACTAAGCTGGCTGAAAAAGATATCAATATCGCAACAATGCAGGTTGGTCGCGATCAAATCGGCGGCTCTGCAGTCATGATGCTTGTCGTGGATAACGAAGTAACAACTGAAGATTTAATCTTTGTCGCACAACTTGAAAACATTGATGAAGTAAAAGCCATTTCACTTTAA